The following proteins come from a genomic window of Myroides odoratus DSM 2801:
- a CDS encoding LexA family transcriptional regulator, with the protein MVQANEVITRLKQLLGYKNDLQLAEVLEIKPNTLSTWKKRETLAYDKIIEVCKKYKIDLNDLFLTHPNAILNINLDDRRVKMISVDHHIEYFLNPEKCCGTSPSCVFPIAEEVDMAFQIGVENMFPTIKVSSYVLVKKIELQDIVPWQIYVLVVENRGILCYRFKQYTADGNLLLVSDNSAFEHLEVCPDDVREVFCIHGAFLPNIKNLLQH; encoded by the coding sequence ATGGTACAAGCAAACGAAGTAATTACAAGACTAAAACAGCTACTGGGATATAAAAACGATTTACAGTTAGCTGAGGTATTGGAGATCAAACCCAATACGTTATCCACTTGGAAAAAAAGAGAAACATTAGCCTATGATAAAATTATAGAAGTATGTAAAAAATATAAAATTGATTTAAATGATTTATTTCTGACTCATCCCAATGCTATTTTAAATATCAATTTAGATGATCGACGAGTAAAAATGATTTCAGTAGATCATCATATTGAATACTTCTTGAATCCAGAAAAGTGTTGTGGAACCTCTCCTTCTTGTGTTTTTCCTATTGCGGAAGAAGTTGATATGGCTTTTCAGATTGGCGTAGAAAATATGTTTCCAACGATTAAAGTTAGCTCTTACGTATTGGTGAAAAAAATAGAACTTCAAGATATCGTACCTTGGCAAATTTATGTGCTTGTAGTTGAAAATAGAGGAATCTTATGTTACCGCTTCAAGCAATATACAGCAGATGGGAATTTACTTCTTGTGAGTGATAACTCCGCTTTTGAACACTTAGAAGTGTGCCCTGATGATGTAAGAGAGGTATTTTGTATTCATGGAGCATTTTTACCTAATATAAAAAACTTACTACAGCACTAA